The window AGGCGCTTGCCAATGTTCTGAAGGCGCTGAAAGAGGCGGCCATAGAAGACCGGGACCTGCAGACCAGCAATTTCTCCGTGCAGCCGCTTTACAAGCATTATGAGCCCAAGGACGGTGTCTATGTCGCGCCCGAGATCACCGGCTATCAGGTTTCCAACGGCCTGACCGTGCGCGTGCGCGACCTGAAGAAGCTCGGCGCGATCCTCGATACATCCGTCAAGCTCGGCATCAACCAGGGCGGCGATATCAGCTTCACCAATGACAAGCCGGAAGCAACCGTCACCGAGGCCCGCAAGCAGGCCGTGGCTGATGCGCTGGCCAAGGCGAAAACGCTGACGGAAGCAGCAGGCGTGAAGCTTGGCCGCGTCATCCAGATCAGCGAGAACATGCAGCGCCCGATGCCCGTGCCGCAGGGCATGATGCGCGCCGCGATGGCGAAGGAAGCCGACAGCGTGCCGATTGCTTCGGGCGAAAACAGCTATAGCGTTGTCGTCAACGTCACCTTCGCGCTCGGCGAATAAATCGTAGCGGGCGACGGCATTGCCCGTCGCCCGCCATCTGCCGCGAAGGTGGTGTAAAGCTGCCGTGGCAACGCACAAAAAGAAACGCCCCTCGCCTGTCTTTCCGGACGAGCGAGGGGCATTTTTTTGATCCGCCAGAAGGGCGGGGGATTTCGGCGGATCAATATCGGCCGTTTTTAGCGGCGGATTACCGGGCAACCGCGCTCATTGGCGAAAACGATGCGGTCACGGCCGTGACGGTCGAAACCCGCAACCACGACACGGCGCGGCGATACATCGACGACACGCGCGCGGCGCAGGCCCATGCGGCTGGCCTTTTCTTCCGCAAACCGCGGCGAGCAACCGAAACGCGGGCGATCCGGACGACCCCAGCCGGGACCGCGACCTCTGTCATGGCCATATCCATCCTGAACCTGAACTCTGAACTGAACATCCGAGCCGGCGGATGCGGCGGGAGCCGTGACGGAAATTCCACCAAGGGCGATGAGGGCAGCCAGGCCGGCTTTTGTAAAGGTGCTGAACATGAACTCACTCCGTTTGTTTCTGCGCCGGCAGGGAACGTCCCCCGGCGATTGGCGAGACCCTAGACCCGCCCGCCTGAACACGGACCGAACCGCATATTCAGCATAGGTTCATGGATGTTAACGGGAAATCAGGCGGAGATATGCAGCACGATTTCACGACGATGCGGCTGGTCACGGTGTTCGAAAAGATAAATGCCCTGCCAGGTGCCGAGTGCGAGCCTGCCCTCGCTGATCGGCACGCCGATGGAAACCGTCGTCAGCGCCGATTTAATATGGGCGGGCATATCGTCGGGACCTTCGAGCGTATGGATCACCCAGCGCATGGAGGGATTATCCGATGGCGGCACGAGGCGGGAAAAGAACATCGTGAGATCGCGCCTCACATCCGGATCGGCATTTTCCTGGATAAGCAGGGAGCACGACGTGTGGCGCACGAAGACGGTAAGCAGGCCTTCATCCATACCCGCGTCCCTTACGAAACGACCGGCTTCGGCTGTAAATTCGTAAAGGCCCTGCCCTTGCGTGGCGATGGTCATTTTCTTCTGCGGCACATTTTTTCCTTCAAATAATTTGGAACAAAATCGTCCCTGCGACCGTTACAACATGTCAAATTGCGTGCGATGACGATTAGGAATACGACAAACAGATGATTGCGACCTATAGAGCAGAACGGAATACCGACGTCACGGTTGCAAGAAACGGGGAAGGGTTGACACTATCATAATGAACTATTCAGGCTCGCCCATCCCCCCACAGAGAAAAGACTTGCATCGCAAGACAGGCACAGGGTGCGAAAGACTGTTTCATGGCGCCCAGTGACTATCATGTCGACCTGACGAATTGCGACCGCGAACCCATCCATATTCCAGGCTATATCCAGCCGCATGGCTGCCTGATCGCTTGCGATAACGCCTTGCGCATGATCGTGCGGCATTCGGAAAACTGTCTCGATCTTTTAGGCTTCGAAGGCAATATAAACGGCAGGACCGCCGAAGAGGTTCTCGGCAAGGATCTCGTTCACGATCTTCGCAACGCGCTCACCGTAACCGGCAGAACCACGCGTCCCGCCATGTTGCCCAACATGGAAATGCGTGACGGTCGCAGCTTCGATATTTCCCTCC is drawn from Agrobacterium tumefaciens and contains these coding sequences:
- a CDS encoding SIMPL domain-containing protein; this encodes MKTKQARLFALTALAAAAMIPLSGQVLAQDATPREATISVTGEGQAAIAPDMAILSFSVVKQAETAAAALTENSKALANVLKALKEAAIEDRDLQTSNFSVQPLYKHYEPKDGVYVAPEITGYQVSNGLTVRVRDLKKLGAILDTSVKLGINQGGDISFTNDKPEATVTEARKQAVADALAKAKTLTEAAGVKLGRVIQISENMQRPMPVPQGMMRAAMAKEADSVPIASGENSYSVVVNVTFALGE
- a CDS encoding YjbQ family protein; its protein translation is MPQKKMTIATQGQGLYEFTAEAGRFVRDAGMDEGLLTVFVRHTSCSLLIQENADPDVRRDLTMFFSRLVPPSDNPSMRWVIHTLEGPDDMPAHIKSALTTVSIGVPISEGRLALGTWQGIYLFEHRDQPHRREIVLHISA